A window of the Helianthus annuus cultivar XRQ/B chromosome 4, HanXRQr2.0-SUNRISE, whole genome shotgun sequence genome harbors these coding sequences:
- the LOC110934742 gene encoding glutaredoxin-C11 — translation MDRVNVLASKSALVIFTKSTCFMCHSIKALFFDFGASPAVYEVDSNVELECALRRLGSNIAFPAVFVGSKYLGSTKEVISQHIDGTLKQKLIEAKAIWL, via the coding sequence ATGGATCGGGTGAATGTTCTAGCTTCCAAGAGTGCTTTGGTTATCTTCACAAAAAGCACATGCTTCATGTGCCATAGTATCAAGGCTCTCTTCTTTGATTTTGGTGCAAGTCCCGCAGTTTATGAGGTTGACAGTAATGTCGAACTAGAGTGTGCCCTACGGAGGTTGGGTTCTAATATTGCGTTTCCAGCCGTGTTTGTAGGTAGTAAATATCTGGGTTCTACTAAAGAAGTTATTTCCCAACATATTGACGGCACTTTAAAGCAAAAGCTTATTGAAGCAAAGGCTATCTGGCTCTAG